AATTTTAACATCAATAACAGTTGGGCCACAGTTAAAGGAATGGTGTTCTTCACTAAGTTGGGCTATAAATTCACAGTGTGTGACCTACATCAGTGCAGACAGCAAGCTGCCTTTCGAGCATTTGCTTCTCTACTAAGTCCTCGACTCTGCCAACCTCCACTTCATCTACATCGTCCATAAAACTGGACCAATCTGTGCCCCCATCTGCACGTTCCATGGGCACTTGCTGGCTGGCGGGGTGAACAGGGGCAGAATCATCATGAGTGGTGGTCACACAATTGCAGCTTTCGCAGATGCCGAAGCGTCTGAGTCCTGGGGAAACACTAGATCCTGTGAAGGTCCGCCTGCAGCTCTTACAAGATACTGGCCAGTAATGCCTGTGAACCTGTAGATGGttaacacagtgaaaaagaagTAAGACTTGAACAGGGACCACCATGTAGCTTATAGATCAGATTTACTGTATTCCTTATACTTAATTCACTACACAGGGCTGATTACCATTTACAACTAACTACTACTAATTACAGTCTTAcataaaccatttttttcaCTGCGTATTAACAATACCATTCTCTGCAACACGACCAAATGCTGTAATAAATTTGTAAACTGCAACAAGAACATAAATTGCCACTAAGCAATCTCGCAAaagaatttgaattaaaaatgtaattcacagtggaaataaaaagtaaGATAATTTAAAACTGCTCACAACAAGCAACAATTAACAATCACTGGTATATTAGTAGTTGCAAATTTACCCTTTTATATTACACTTGTCATTTTGTATCAGCAGCTATCTCAGACAAAACTAGGCAGATTTTCATGCACTCACAGCTACACTGAATTCTTACACTGAGAGCATGGCTGCGAAGGTGCTCCTGCCTTGTGAACCTCTTGCCACACATGGGACAGGGGAAGGGCCTCTCTCCTGTGTGACAACGAATGTGTCTCTTCATTATACCCTTCTGCTTGGCAGTGTATGGACAGAATGGGCACTTGTGGAGTTTCACTGGCACTACTAAGCCATCACctgcagggggagagaaagtcTACCAGTTCAACTTTACCAGAATAGGACAGCACAGCAAGTGTGGAGCCATTTTCAGAATCTTAGCCTGATGAAACCAGTTACCTGTGTCTTCTCCAAGCCAGTCAGACTGGATCTCCATGATAGACGATCCCACAAATCCTAAACTGTCATCCATTCTGCCTCCTACTGTGCTGCTACCAAGCCCTTGGGTAAAGCGCTGCCCCATTCTGTCTCCAAGGGGACTGGGGCCTTCACCTCTGGCCAGAATTTCCATCAGCTGCCTGGCGTTAAAAGAAGAGCTGTATCCAACAGGGGAGCGTTCATTAGAGGGACTTGGGGGAAGTAGTCTGCTATGATGAGAATTTTGCAGAGAGGGTCCAGAATATGAAGCCAGGTCTTTGGTTTCAGGGGATTCCATAAGCTCCTCATCAGGGTCGTACTCTATTTTAGGATTTACCAACTCAGGGGTCAGTGCAGACGATGAAGAGGATGATAAATTAGTTTGATCCATGTGTCCCTTCTGTGATTCACTCCCAGATGTGAATTCACCCCTGGAATGGTAGTCACTGTCCATGTCCCTGCTGGTTCCTGGAGGTGTGTTCACAGGTATAGACAAGGGGGTTCTAGCTGAGGTCACAGACTCCGGACCTAAACCCGATCCCCTATCTGCCTCTGCAACCTGTGAATGAGGCTCTGCAGCACCTGTACCGCTGGAGATCGTCACAGTAGGAGTACCACTGTCTGCAGGACCCATTGCTCCATCTTGTTGCTGGACCTCTTTCTCTGtactcctctccttctccttaCTGCATATTTCCAAAGATGAGCGGATGTACCCTTTACAGAAGTTCACCAGGTCAGTCATCTGCAGATAGCTGGCTGCTGACATCACCTCAATGACATTGCTTCTGTTTAGGGCCAAGCGGCCAGAGTAGAGAAAGTCCAGGATAATTGAGAAAGCATCAGCTGTTACAATGTCCAAAGAAGCTGTACTGTAGCGTTGACCACTAtcctgaaaataaatgtttttcaaaattttgaATAATTAGATATGATTTTGAATTATGAACTGTAAAAATCTAAAgtatcagataaaaaaaaaacactggaaagtGTCTCTCACCTGTAGATAGTGAACCAGAAGAGCTCGAAAATAGCCGCTACCAGCAAACAGCACATTACGATGAGCTTTAAAGACACGGCCTTCAACGAGGATGCTACAGTCACAGAAGAAATCACGCTTGCGCTGCTCATTGAGCTCAAAAAGCAGTTTGGGCAGGTAGCAAGGCACTTCCATGTTTACACCCAAGTGGGCCCTACCAGAAAGcaaggacagagagacacagcagTGAGAGACTGTGTCAATTTAGAAAAATAGTTGACTTTGTTGTCCTGTAGGTTTACTACTAGGCTTGTGTGACACACGATTtgattcattaatttttttgtgtgacaTTACCCCAACTTTTCTAAGAGAGCATAAAGGtaataattgtgtgttttaagtcTAATTGTAACGTTTATTTAGACAGACAATGGCCTTCCTAAAAGTTAAGTCAGTTAGCTAACACGAATTATGTTTGTGAAGATTTAACAACGGAAACCAGGCAACGTTTAACAACGTTACTCGAAATAACACGGTTTTTGAGATCTAACCATGCAAAAGGTAGCCTAGAAATCTGAAAAATTAGAAAGAACAGGCAAAAGTCGACTAGTATATCTCGACTAGTCACTAGCAATGTTACGACTTTGCTGTTTGCTTACAAGTTAGCTTGTGATGCTACCACCGAGCagcaagctgtttttttttttaagtgaaacaACTGCCCTTTACAAAACAGGCTGTAGGACATgattttaaactgacatataaTTAGATCTTACCTGTGAAATTACGCTATTGTACTTGAGAAAACCTTTATCGTAACACAGTGCTACAGATTAAGTTAGCTAGGATCATTGTCCCATGTCCATGACATAAACCAAAAACTTCCGCTGTCTTTCCCAGTGACGTTTTTCATTTATCCAATCAACCGCCGACGGAGGCGTAGCCAGGCAGCCTAAACTTTACTGACGTTTACCGACCTTCGTCTTCacaagattaaaaataaaaagtactagCTAAAGCCACAATGAAAATGCAAGTAAAAGTCTATTTTATTTAGGTTAAAGTTAAACAATATAACTGttatatacaaacaaaaataaaaaaatatctaaaaataaatcaatgagaCAGTAGTCTATTTTTGTATTACTGGGtatcaaaagcaaaaaagcatttgtaataaatattttttatacttttaaataaataattaaagcaacaaataattcaaacaaATTTGGGCTATTGTTAGCTTGACCTGCTGTTTGATTATCTGAGGTCTAACAGGTCTAGTAAGGTATCTGACTTCATGAGTGTTGTTAGGACTGCAATGACCCCGAAATGCACTTTTGTCCCGACTTTCGTCGACTCAACCAGCTTTTATTGTGAGATAATGGAGTATTGAGCCATCTAAGTTTTCAGATTCTGGCACAAACCAGCAAATAAGACACATTATTTGAGCATGATGtgaaaaacactttcagaaTGATACATGCACATAAAGTATAAACAGCAGAAaactcatttttacatttatctaGGATTTGAGTCACAAAAG
The nucleotide sequence above comes from Channa argus isolate prfri chromosome 1, Channa argus male v1.0, whole genome shotgun sequence. Encoded proteins:
- the zbtb8b gene encoding zinc finger and BTB domain-containing protein 8B, yielding MEVPCYLPKLLFELNEQRKRDFFCDCSILVEGRVFKAHRNVLFAGSGYFRALLVHYLQDSGQRYSTASLDIVTADAFSIILDFLYSGRLALNRSNVIEVMSAASYLQMTDLVNFCKGYIRSSLEICSKEKERSTEKEVQQQDGAMGPADSGTPTVTISSGTGAAEPHSQVAEADRGSGLGPESVTSARTPLSIPVNTPPGTSRDMDSDYHSRGEFTSGSESQKGHMDQTNLSSSSSSALTPELVNPKIEYDPDEELMESPETKDLASYSGPSLQNSHHSRLLPPSPSNERSPVGYSSSFNARQLMEILARGEGPSPLGDRMGQRFTQGLGSSTVGGRMDDSLGFVGSSIMEIQSDWLGEDTGDGLVVPVKLHKCPFCPYTAKQKGIMKRHIRCHTGERPFPCPMCGKRFTRQEHLRSHALSVHRHYWPVSCKSCRRTFTGSSVSPGLRRFGICESCNCVTTTHDDSAPVHPASQQVPMERADGGTDWSSFMDDVDEVEVGRVEDLVEKQMLERQLAVCTDVGHTL